A genomic segment from Nicotiana sylvestris chromosome 1, ASM39365v2, whole genome shotgun sequence encodes:
- the LOC138872438 gene encoding uncharacterized protein: MTKFFCSLEINQKVEFIAVRSCSKRCELKCIVDKCGWNVHATKIKNSTLLRVIKHHNNHECSVDARKSDQKRATSNFISGQIIEHVRDKKIEVTPAFVENKVKKIFGIDIGYHKTWRAIQKVVTCIRGTLEENYQIFHSYLHMMVRKNPETYTSIKRDEQNRFAYMFFAPAASVVGWSYCRPVIAVDATFLKSKYRGVLFVVVSNDANNQIFPLCSGVADLENNEAYNWFFGKREKQFMSVVNWFSCQIKTNRSQIGLEKFFLKLTMLMSQLITVDKKTYNYIIEEPLERWALSWFPQRHYDMLTTNMVESMNSVLLKGKEIPILRMLDFIQEKLGEWFYKWRKKANETIHRVSIWAEEEMTKKMDLACKMCLVKESNSL, translated from the exons atgactaAATTTTTCTGCAGCTTGGAGATAAACCAGAAAGTTGAATTCATTGCTGTTAGATCATGTTCAAAGAGATGTGAGCTGAAATGCATCGTGGACAAATGTGGTTGGAATGTACATGcaaccaaaataaaaaattccACACTACTCAGGGTGATAAAACATCATAACAACCATGAATGCTCGGTTGATGCAAGAAAATCAGATCAGAAGCGTGCTACATCAAATTTTATAAGTGGACAAATTATAGAACATGTTCGAGACAAAAAGATAGAGGTTACACCAGCCTTTGTAGAAAACAAAGTGAAGAAGATATTTGGGATTGACATTGGTTATCACAAGACATGGCGCGCTATTCAAAAAGTTGTTACTTGCATAAGGGGAACACTTGAAGAGAACTACCAGATTTTTCATTCATACCTGCATATGATGGTGCGCAAAAACCCAGAAACGTACACAAGCATAAAAAGAGATGAGCAGAATAG ATTTGCTTACATGTTCTTTGCTCCTGCAGCATCAGTAGTTGGTTGGTCCTACTGTAGACCTGTTATTGCAGTAGATGCAAcatttttaaagtcaaaatatcGTGGTGTTCTATTTGTTGTTGTATCAAATGATGCAAACAATCAAATCTTTCCTCTATGTTCTGGTGTAGCAGATTTAGAAAACAACGAGGCATATAATTGGTTCTTCGGGAAAAGAGAAAAGCAATTCATGTCCGTCGTGAACTGGTTTTCTTGTCAGATAAAAACCAATCGATCGCAAATAGGATTAGAAAAGTTTTTCCTGAAGCTCACCATG TTAATGTCCCAACTCATAACTGTTGACAAGAAAACATACAATTACATAATAGAAGAGCCTCTAGAGAGATGGGCTCTATCGTGGTTCCCACAACGACATTATGATATGCTAACAACAAACATGGTAGAATCAATGAATTCCGTTTTATTAAAAGGGAAAGAAATACCTATTTTAAGAATGTTAGATTTCATCCAAGAAAAGTTGGGAGAGTGGTTTTACAAATGGAGAAAAAAGGCAAATGAAACTATTCACAGAGTATCAATATGGGCAGAAGAAGAGATGACTAAGAAGATGGACTTGGCTTGCAAAAT GTGTTTAGTGAAGGAATCGAATTCATTGTAG